The following proteins come from a genomic window of Scomber japonicus isolate fScoJap1 chromosome 4, fScoJap1.pri, whole genome shotgun sequence:
- the kcnk15 gene encoding potassium channel subfamily K member 15 translates to MPTPRMKKQNVRTLSLILCMFSYLLVGAAVFDALESESESSRRRILEQKRNEMKKKYRFSEDDYREIERVVLQAEPHRAGRQWKFAGSFYFAITVITTIGYGHAAPGTDAGKVFCMFYAVLGIPLTLVMFQSLGERMNTFVRYLLHKVKQCLGLHHTEVSMENMVLVGFLSCIGTLCVGAAAFAHFEGWSFFHAYYYCFITLTTIGFGDFVALQKKEDLQEKTPYVAFSFMYILVGLTVIGAFLNLVVLRFLTMNTEDERRDAQERASLKRDRGLLDGAVGVHVEQGRDGHRGRNRGNLVHSRSHSTLFLPIEEGTSRTNLIASPVEDQEGGRSPCRHRLHLQIKAGRHRPESSLSSLCSCVCYRLGICDSPLMSHSEHHGCHINSVYYNSVSYRIQGCSPGSRDNTGLSSPGSTLSPGHSFREFSRSRRKSV, encoded by the exons ATGCCGACACCGAGGATGAAGAAGCAAAACGTCCGGACCCTGTCGCTCATCCTCTGCATGTTTTCCTACTTGCTGGTCGGCGCCGCGGTGTTTGATGCGCTGGAGTCCGAGTCGGAGAGCTCCCGCAGACGCATCTTGGAGCAGAAGCGCAACGAGATGAAGAAGAAGTACCGTTTCTCCGAGGACGACTACCGCGAAATTGAGCGAGTGGTGCTACAAGCTGAGCCCCATCGCGCCGGCAGACAGTGGAAATTTGCTGGCTCTTTTTACTTTGCCATAACAGTCATCACCACCATTG GTTATGGACATGCAGCACCAGGCACAGATGCAGGAAAGGTCTTCTGCATGTTCTATGCAGTGCTGGGCATCCCTCTGACTTTGGTCATGTTCCAGAGCTTGGGAGAGAGGATGAACACATTCGTCCGCTATCTTCTACATAAGGTGAAGCAGTGTCTGGGCCTTCACCACACTGAGGTGTCCATGGAGAACATGGTCCTGGTGGGTTTCCTGTCCTGTATTGGTACACTGTGTGTGGGGGCTGCAGCTTTCGCCCACTTTGAGGGATGGAGCTTCTTCCATGCTTACTACTACTGCTTCATCACACTCACCaccattggctttggagacttTGTGGCCCTGCAGAAAAAGGAGGATCTCCAGGAGAAAACTCCATATGTGGCTTTCAGCTTTATGTACATCCTGGTGGGGCTGACTGTTATTGGGGCCTTCCTTAATTTAGTAGTGCTTCGTTTCCTCACCATGAACActgaggatgagaggagagatgcTCAAGAAAGGGCGTCACTGAAAAGGGACAGGGGTCTTTTGGATGGGGCTGTGGGTGTCCATGTTGAACAGGGCAGAGATGGCCACAGGGGGAGGAACAGGGGCAACTTGGTGCACAGCCGCAGCCACAGTACGCTCTTCCTCCCAATTGAGGAGGGAACCAGCCGCACCAACCTCATTGCTTCCCCAGTGGAGGaccaggagggagggagaagccCCTGCAGACATAGGCTGCATTTACAGATTAAGGCAGGTAGACATAGGCCAGAATCAAGCCTCAGCTCCCTCTGCTCCTGCGTATGCTACCGCTTGGGCATTTGTGATAGTCCTCTCATGTCCCACAGTGAACACCACGGCTGCCATATCAATTCTGTTTATTACAACTCAGTCTCCTATAGGATCCAAGGTTGCTCGCCAGGTTCAAGGGACAACACTGGACTTTCTTCCCCAGGTAGCACACTCTCTCCTGGGCACAGCTTCCGGGAGTTCTCTCGTTCAAGGAGAAAGTCGGTGTAA